In Osmia bicornis bicornis chromosome 1, iOsmBic2.1, whole genome shotgun sequence, the following proteins share a genomic window:
- the LOC114881859 gene encoding glutamic acid-rich protein-like has protein sequence MKYHFTVPKSVVPKSPNFHIILSTSNSEISNYVAEEQHNKVDPLFEQIFRGPIEKRNDATDTKQSLEKDAQPYQDADKHVRVKRENSVKKNNQKTLNEEKRSLKSNKASSRSMRSSRDLPKLPDKRSTDYDASADQDASEYAEEAEEEPAASSKSKETGYKSRQFHVGEDSDRFIDQEERSSLYDDFEPKDIAKRGISGAEDYEEIDEESLEPEEDAAIDEQESLDDEGDKKKVHGDTRVKREHDGTKEGEVPQVPAKSEDVASASDSSSDATNPDASRKRDVVPEGSDKALDSQSSKADSNGQEHSKRNAAEKQEESKVNPDREAAVSKQSSAITDQTEIKNDENSKTLNQETPEAAAEKKTEEDVNLSADKATNRLASESSGLKGSVKVEESKVADVSSPEATKVDSAAETSASKDVAKLDSSKNTEGIPQDLDGDYEKRVEEQIQRKIDSIKEEIKREIAEKQRIREIEENNAKFDELHELEDDDEEQSAESEPSEKRENLAKRSTKNSGKSRAREIADKRSTRRKKRQNDGQDKIQNVESDSSKKTVRETAKKRPSRSQLTPILRETAVQKRDNPREVILVRSERNTGKKRRRRRSKSSMMLPEQRNVKIEDNLPADVMLDSNLRDADDAKVNKDEKAIAEQDSLSEKKSGSVASLTGSGEELGPLATEYGEAFGGSRGEPGVALARFKRIKRVLRPQSSKTH, from the exons ATGAAA TATCACTTTACAGTCCCAAAATCTGTAGTCCCAAAgtcaccaaattttcatatcaTCCTTTCAACCAGTAACTCAGAAATTAGCAACTACGTTGCTGAAGAGCAGCACAACAAGGTAGACCCATTGTTCGAGCAAATTTTCCGAGGACCCATCGAAAAGAGAAACGACGCAACCGATACCAAACAGAGCCTTGAGAAAGATGCCCAACCCTATCAGGATGCCGACAAACACGTCCGAGTGAAACGAGAGAATTCTGTGAAGAAGAATAACCAAAAGACCTTGAACGAAGAGAAACGATCGTTGAAATCCAACAAGGCATCGTCAAGATCGATGCGATCTTCCAGAGACCTTCCAAAGCTTCCAGACAAAAGATCCACCGACTACGACGCTTCTGCTGATCAGGATGCATCTGAATACGCTGAAGAAGCTGAAGAGGAACCTGCAGCAAGTTCGAAGAGCAAAGAAACTGGGTACAAAAGTCGTCAGTTCCACGTTGGCGAGGATTCAGACAGATTCATCGATCAAGAAGAACGATCCAGTTTGTACGACGATTTTGAACCGAAGGATATAGCGAAGAGAGGCATCTCTGGAGCAGAAGACTACGAAGAAATCGACGAAGAGTCTCTCGAACCCGAAGAAGACGCAGCGATTGATGAACAAGAATCTTTGGACGACGAAGGTGATAAAAAGAAGGTCCATGGTGACACCAGAGTGAAGAGGGAGCATGATGGCACCAAGGAAGGAGAAGTTCCTCAGGTTCCAGCGAAATCTGAGGACGTTGCGAGTGCAAGTGATTCTTCCAGTGATGCAACCAATCCAGACGCCTCCCGGAAGAGAGACGTCGTTCCTGAAGGATCAGACAAAGCGTTGGACAGTCAGTCGAGCAAAGCGGATTCGAATGGACAGGAACATTCAAAGAGAAACGCTGCTGAGAAACAGGAGGAGTCCAAAGTGAATCCTGATCGAGAAGCTGCTGTCTCTAAGCAGTCGTCAGCAATTACCGATCAGACTGAGATCAAGAACGATGAAAATTCGAAAACTTTGAACCAGGAGACCCCGGAGGctgctgcagagaagaagacAGAGGAGGATGTCAATTTGTCAGCTGACAAAGCGACCAACCGTTTGGCTAGCGAGTCTTCAGGGCTCAAAGGGTCTGTCAAAGTGGAAGAGTCAAAGGTTGCTGATGTATCGAGCCCAGAAGCAACGAAGGTTGACAGTGCTGCAGAGACGTCCGCGTCTAAGGACGTTGCTAAGCTAGATTCCTCGAAGAATACCGAAGGGATACCTCAAGATCTCGATGGTGATTATGAGAAAAGAGTTGAAGAGCAGATTCAGAGAAAAATTGACTCGATAAAAGAGGAGATTAAGAGGGAGATTGCAGAGAAACAGCGTATCAGGGAGATCGAGGAGAATAATGCGAAGTTTGATGAATTGCACGAGCTCGAAGACGATGACGAAGAGCAAAGTGCTGAGTCGGAACCATCTGAAAAACGGGAAAATCTAGCCAAGAGGTCCACGAAGAATTCTGGGAAGTCTAGAGCGCGTGAGATTGCTGATAAACGATCGACAAGGCGAAAGAAGAGACAGAACGATGGTCAGGATAAGATCCAAAATGTAGAATCGGATTCGAGCAAAAAAACTGTTCGGGAGACGGCTAAGAAACGACCCTCCCGATCACAACTCACTCCCATTTTAAGAGAAACAGCCGTACAGAAACGGGATAATCCTAGAGAGGTGATCTTGGTGAGGAGCGAGCGAAATACgggaaagaaaaggagaagaaggagATCTAAGAGTTCTATGATGCTCCCTGAACAGCGTAACGTTAAAATAGAGGATAATTTGCCGGCAGACGTTATGTTGGATTCTAATTTACGAGATGCTGACGATGCAAAG GTGAACAAAGATGAGAAGGCAATAGCAGAACAGGATTCTTTATCGGAGAAGAAATCCGGTTCGGTTGCTTCGTTGACAGGAAGCGGAGAGGAACTCGGTCCGTTGGCAACAGAATATGGAGAGGCGTTTGGTGGCTCGCGTGGAGAACCTGGCGTGGCTCTGGCACGATTTAAAAGGATCAAACGAGTCCTTCGACCTCAGTCATCAAAGACTCATTAA